In Equus asinus isolate D_3611 breed Donkey chromosome 13, EquAss-T2T_v2, whole genome shotgun sequence, one DNA window encodes the following:
- the MIF4GD gene encoding MIF4G domain-containing protein isoform X1, whose translation MGEPGREEYKIQCFDAETQQLLKTALKDPGAVDLEKVANLIVDHSLQDSVFSKEAGRMCYAIIQAESKQAGQSVFRRGLLNRLQQEYQTREQLRARSLQGWVCYVTFICNIFDYLRVNNMPMMALVNPVYDCLFRLAQPDSLSKEEEVDCLVLQLHRVGEQLEKMNRQRMDELFVLIRDGFLLPTGLSSLAQLLLLEIIEFRAAGWKTTPAAHKYYYSEVSD comes from the exons ATGGGGGAGCCTGGTAGAGAGGAGTATAAAATCCAGTGTTTTGATGCAGAGACCCAGCAACTGCTGAAGACAGCACTCAAAG ATCCAGGTGCCGTGGACTTGGAGAAAGTGGCCAATCTGATTGTGGACCATTCTCTGCAGGACAGTGTGTTCAGCAAAGAAGCAGGACGAATGTGCTACGCCATCATTCAG GCAGAGAGCAAGCAAGCAGGCCAGAGTGTCTTCCGGCGTGGACTCCTCAACCGGTTGCAACAAGAGTACCAGACTCGGGAGCAGCTGCGAGCCCGCTCCCTGCAGGGTTGGGTCTGCTATGTCACCTTTATCTGCAACATCTTTGACTACCTGAGG GTGAACAACATGCCCATGATGGCCCTGGTGAACCCCGTCTATGACTGCCTCTTCCGTCTGGCCCAGCCTGACAGtctgagcaaggaggaggag GTGGACTGCCTGGTGCTGCAGCTGCACCGGGTCGGGGAGCAGCTGGAGAAGATGAACAGGCAGCGCATGGATGAGCTCTTTGTCCTGATCCGGGATGGCTTCCTGCTCCCAACTGGCCTCAGCTCCCTGGCCCAGCTGCTGCTGTTGGAGATCATTGAGTTCCGGGCAGCTGGCTGGAAAACGACCCCAGCAGCCCACAAGTATTACTACAGTGAGGTCTCTGATTAG
- the MIF4GD gene encoding MIF4G domain-containing protein isoform X2 → MGEPGREEYKIQCFDAETQQLLKTALKDPGAVDLEKVANLIVDHSLQDSVFSKEAGRMCYAIIQAESKQAGQSVFRRGLLNRLQQEYQTREQLRARSLQGWVCYVTFICNIFDYLRVNNMPMMALVNPVYDCLFRLAQPDSLSKEEEAGPAWGHLPLPPAGGLPGAAAAPGRGAAGEDEQAAHG, encoded by the exons ATGGGGGAGCCTGGTAGAGAGGAGTATAAAATCCAGTGTTTTGATGCAGAGACCCAGCAACTGCTGAAGACAGCACTCAAAG ATCCAGGTGCCGTGGACTTGGAGAAAGTGGCCAATCTGATTGTGGACCATTCTCTGCAGGACAGTGTGTTCAGCAAAGAAGCAGGACGAATGTGCTACGCCATCATTCAG GCAGAGAGCAAGCAAGCAGGCCAGAGTGTCTTCCGGCGTGGACTCCTCAACCGGTTGCAACAAGAGTACCAGACTCGGGAGCAGCTGCGAGCCCGCTCCCTGCAGGGTTGGGTCTGCTATGTCACCTTTATCTGCAACATCTTTGACTACCTGAGG GTGAACAACATGCCCATGATGGCCCTGGTGAACCCCGTCTATGACTGCCTCTTCCGTCTGGCCCAGCCTGACAGtctgagcaaggaggaggag GCTGGCCCTGCCTGGGGTCACCTCCCACTGCCCCCTGCAGGTGGACTGCCTGGTGCTGCAGCTGCACCGGGTCGGGGAGCAGCTGGAGAAGATGAACAGGCAGCGCATGGATGA